The Labilithrix sp. nucleotide sequence CGCTGGCGCAGCGGCGGCCGGGGTCGTTGGGGTCGTCGCCGTCGGGGTCGTCGCCGTTGGGGCCGAGACCACCGGCGCCGCCGTCGACGTCTCCTCCGTCTTGCTGCAGAGGTCCGCGGGGCCGGCGAAGGTGACGAGGGCGGCGAGCGCGAGCGAGGCTTTCACGACGCCGAATCTATCCCAGATCGCAGAGCTACTGCTTGAGGACGAGATCGGCCTTTCGCAGCGTGTGCTTCGCCGGTGTCGTTCCCCACGCGAGATTGACCTTCACCGTGGTCGGCCCTGCTTGCGCGAGCGAGACCTCGCATCCCATCTTGCCGTTCCCGCGCCAGGAGTGAGACTCGCCGACGTCGCTCGAGACCCATCCCATTCGGACCCGGTGCTTCCCGAGCGGGTTGCAGACCGTGCTCACGACGCAGGTCCCGTTCTGGAAGAGATCGACCTGGTACGCCAGCGCGGCGGGACCTTCCCATTCGATGTCGAGGTCGGTCCAGACGCCCACCTCGCCGGCGGCGAGCGTCATCGTGGTCTCGCCCGCGCCGGGGGCGGAGAAGGGCACGCGGCCGAGCTCCTTCGCGCAGCCGGAGAGGAAGGAGAGGAACGTGAGGAGGGCGGCGAGCACGCCGAGCGAGCGCATGACGCAAAGGTAACGCACGAGGCGCGATCTGGCTCAATGGGAGCATGGTCGCAGTCACTCGCGCGTGAAGGTGCCGTCGCCGATCGTCCGGAGGACGACGTCGCCGTCGCGCGCGGTCACCCAGAGGGAGTCGCTCGCGGGGACGTCGCGCCAGTTGTCGGTCCCGCCGCGGACGCACGTGTTGGTCGCGTCGAAGGCGCGCACCGTCTTCGCACCAGGCCCTCCCATCGCCGCCGTCAGCTCCTCGACGACGGCCGCCGACGGATGGCAGTAGCCGTCGTTCGTCCCCTCGTTCTGCTTCGCGGCCGAGATGACGGCGTACTTCGGCCGGGCCCTCTCGAGGAAGGAGGGGCCGGTCGACGTCTCGCTTCCGTGATGGCCGACCTGAAGGAGCGTCACCTCACCGCGAAGGTCCCACGCGTCCTCCTCTTCGACCGGCGCGTCGCCGGTGAAGAGGAGCGACGACTTGCAGTAGTCGACGCGGAGTCCGATGGAGCACTCGTTGGGATCGCGCGGGCAGCCCGCGGTCCACTTGCTCGGGAGGATGGGTGTAAACCTCACGCTTCCCCCCTCCGCGATCGGGCTCGCGGGGCGCTCCGGATCGACGACGTGGATCGTGGCGTCGGTCGCGGCGGCGGCCGCGCGTGCGTCGCGGATCACGGCCGTCTTGTCGAGGTCGAGCCCGTTGTCGACGTAGAGCGCGGTCTTGAACGTCGTGAGGACGGCCTCCGCGCCGCCGACGTGATCGGAGTGCTGATGCGTGATCCACAGCGCGTCGAGCCCGCGCGCGCCGACGTCGCGACGAAGCCCGCTCATCACGCGCTCGTGCCACGCCTTGCATCCGGCGCAGGGACGGCGCGGGCTCTCCCCCGCGTCGACGAGGACCTGCCGCCCATCGGGCAACGTGAGGAGGACCGCGAGCGCCTGCCCGCTGTCGTAAAAGCGAACCGTGAGCGGAGCTCCGTCGCCGCACGCCGCCGCGGACGCGTCCCCCACCGGCGCCGGAGGCGGCGGCCCCCCCGACGTCGTCGGCGTCACCGGCGGCCCCGACGTCGTCTCGGCGCACGCCCCAACGAACGCGGCGACGAAGAGGAGCGCACCCGGAGGAGCGAATCGCATCCGATCGACGATACCGCACCGCGCGTCGCCGTCACGGTGCCGTCGCCCGGCGCGAGGAGCTCCCACTCCTCCGAGAGCGGATCGCGTTCGCGCCGGACGTGAGCCCATTCAGGTCCGTAACGGCAAAACGACGGCGCTACCCCCGCGCCTGAAGCACCCACGCGAGCGCCGCGCGCGCGAGCGCGTGCT carries:
- a CDS encoding MBL fold metallo-hydrolase gives rise to the protein MRFAPPGALLFVAAFVGACAETTSGPPVTPTTSGGPPPPAPVGDASAAACGDGAPLTVRFYDSGQALAVLLTLPDGRQVLVDAGESPRRPCAGCKAWHERVMSGLRRDVGARGLDALWITHQHSDHVGGAEAVLTTFKTALYVDNGLDLDKTAVIRDARAAAAATDATIHVVDPERPASPIAEGGSVRFTPILPSKWTAGCPRDPNECSIGLRVDYCKSSLLFTGDAPVEEEDAWDLRGEVTLLQVGHHGSETSTGPSFLERARPKYAVISAAKQNEGTNDGYCHPSAAVVEELTAAMGGPGAKTVRAFDATNTCVRGGTDNWRDVPASDSLWVTARDGDVVLRTIGDGTFTRE